ATACCGGGTCCAACCACCGATCGCCCGGACGGGTCACGGTCCGCCCCGCAGCCGGTCCCGGACGGCACCGGCGGCCCGGCCGCGAGCCTTCGGACGACGGGCCGCCGCACCGGGACGGCGGCGCCCGGTCCCACCGGGGCGGCCGACCGGTTGTCCGACCAGCGAACACCCGCTCAGGTCGTCGCCGGCCCCCGGTGGTCGAAGGCGATCAACGGATCGCCCGTGAGCGGGTGTTCGACCACCGCCGCGCGGACACCGAAGACCTCGGCGAGCAGGTCCGCGGTCAGCACCTCGCGCGGCGGACCGGAGGCCACCACCGTGCCGTCGTGCAGCACGTGCAGCCGGTCGCAGAGCGAGGCGGCCGCGTTGAGGTCGTGCAGCGAGATCAGGGTGGTGCGGCGGCGGGCCCGGAGCAGGGCCAGCAGGTCGATCTGGTGCTGCACGTCGAGGTGGTTGGTCGGCTCGTCCAGCACCAGCACGTCCGGCTCCTGGGCGAAGGCCCGGGCCAGCAGGGCGCGTTGGCGCTCGCCGCCGGAGAGCGAGGCGAAGCCGCGGTGCTCCTGGCCCTGCAGGCCGACCTCGGCGAGGGCGGCGGCGACCAGGTCGCGGTCGGTGGCCGACTCGCCGGCGAAGGCCCGCTGGTAGGGCGTGCGGCCGAGGGCGACCATCTCGCGGACGGTGAGGTCCACCTCCGCGCCGCGCTCCTGCGGCAGGGCAGCGATGTGCCGGGCCGCCTCGGCGGCGCCGAACGTCCTGAGGTCGCGGCCGGCCAGCAGGACCCGCCCGGCGTGCGGGCGCAGATGGCGGTAGACGGTGCGCAGCAGGGTGGACTTGCCGCTGCCGTTGGGGCCGACGAGGCCGGCGATCTCGCCCTCGGCGGCGATCAGGTGGGCGCCGCCGAGCACCTCCCGACCGGCCAGGGTGACGGTCAGGTTCTCGATGTCGATCCTCATCGGTGCTCCGGTCGGCGGTCCAGCAGGTAGAGCAGCACGGGGGCGCCGAGCAGCGCGGTGACCACGCCGATCGGGACCTCCTGGGTGGCGAGGGCGGTGCGGGCGAGGGTGTCGACCGCGGTGAGCAGGACGGCCCCGGTGAGGGCGGCGAGCGGTAGCAGGCGCCGGTGGTCGCCACCGACGACGAGCCGGCAGACGTGCGGCACGAGCAGTCCGACGAAGCCGATCGCACCGGAGACGGCGACCATCACGCCGGTCAACAGGCTGGTGACGGTGAACAGTTCGCGGCGCAGCCGGGTGACGTCGACGCCCAGGCCGGTCGCGGTCTCGTCGCCGACGGTGAGCGCGTTCAGGGCGCGGGCGCGGGCCTGCAGATGGAGCGCGCCGAGCGCCACGGCCCCGGCCGGCAGGGCCAGTTGGCTCCACGTGGTGCCGCCGAGGCTGCCCATCAGCCAGAACAGCACGCCGCGGGTGCGCTGTTCGTCGCCGGCCTGCAGCACGAGGAAGCTGGTGAAGCCGGCGAGGAAGTGGCCGATGCCGACCCCGGCGAGCACCAGGCGCAGCGGGGCGAAGCCGCCGCCGCGCCGGGCGAGCGTCCAGACCAGCGCGAAGGCGGTGAGGGCGCCGGCGAAGGCGGCGCCGGAGAGGCCGAGCCCGAGGCCGGTGCCGGTCGCGGTGCCGAGCACGGTGACGGTGACGGCACCGAGGGTGGCGCCGGAGGAGATGCCGAGCAGGTAGGGGTCGGCGAGCGGGTTGCGGACGAGGGCCTGCACGGCGGTGCCGACGAGGCCGAGGCCTGCGCCGACGACGGCTGCCAGGAGGGCGCGCGGGGCGCGTAGTTGCCAGACGATCAGGTGGCGGGTACCGGGCTCGGGCGGGCGTCCGGTGAGGTGCCGGGTGAGGATCGTCCACACCTCGCCGGGCGGGACGTCCACCGCGCCGAGGGAGACGGCGAGGGTGAGGGAGAGCGCCAGGGCGAGGGTGAGGCCGGCGGCCACCGCCCCGGCCCGGACGGTGCCGCCACCGCGGGCCGTGTCGGAGGCCCTAGTGGCGTTCGTGGCGGGGACGGGGGGCATCTACCGGCCGTCCACGGTGAGACCGGGGTGCACGGCGCGGGCGACGGCGACGACCGTGTCGGCATTGCGGACTCCGGCGATCGTGGTCACCTCGGAGCCGATCCGGACGAAGTGGCCCTCGCGGACGGCCCGCAGGCCCCGGGTGGCGGGGAAGTCGCGGAGGAAGGCCTCGGCCTGCTCGTAGGCCTTTCGGGTCTCCGCCTCGCTGCCGCGGTTGCGCACGCCGAGCTGGATCCAGTCGGGGTCGGCGGCGACGACGTCCTCCCAGGAGACCGGCTTGAAGGTGGCCTGGCAGTCGGCGAAGACGTTGCGGGCGCCGGCGAGCGTGATGACGGCATGGGCGACCTGGCGGCCGCAGGCGGCCATCGGCTGCTTGGTGCCGGCGTCCGCGTCGAAGAAGAAGTAGGAGGGGCGGCGGTCGGCGGGGACGGCGGCGACCGCGGTGCGGACCGACCCCACGGTCCGCTCCATCCGGGCCACCAGCTCCTCGGCGCGGACGGCGGTGCCGGTGATCGCACCGAGCCGCCGGATGTCCGCCTCGACCTCGGCGAGGTCCTGCTGGGGGCCCTTGAGCCGGTCGGCGCAGGCGGTGGAGTGCAGGAAGACGTGCTTGATGCCGGCGGCGGCGAACTCCTGCTCGGTGGGTGCGGCGCCCATGCCCCCGCCCATGGCCCCCATCGCGGCGAAGGTGTCGACGTACAGGTCGGCGCCGGAGCCGAGCAGTTTCTCCTTCGCGATGACGCCGCGGCCGAGGACGGGGACGGCGGCGGCGTCATCCGCGAGCTCCGCGGGCATCGTGCCGGTGCCGGGCGGGAAGCCGGTGCCGATCACCCGGTCGCCGCCGCCGAGTTCGAGCAGCATCTCGAGTGCGGCGGCGTTGCTGGTGACGATCCGCCGGGGCGGCGCGTCGAAGGCCGTCTCGGTGCCGGCGCAGTCGGTGGTGCGGACGGGGAACCCACCGGTGGCGGCGGCCGACGCCGGGGCGCCGGAGGCGGGGGCGCCGCCGTCGGACGCGCAGGCGGAGGTGAGCAGGGCGAGGGCGGTGGCCAGGCCGCACAGGGCGCGAGCACGCATGGTGGTCTCCCGGATGGTCGGTGGTGCGCGGGCCGGCCGCTGCCGGCCCGGTGCAGGTAGTCGGGCGGTTCCGGGCGCCGGTTCCGGGCGCCGGCGACATTTCCCGGCGGCCGGGGCGGCCGGGCCGGCGGCGGGCGCCGCGGTCGACGGAACGTCAGGGAATCCTGACGGAGTGTTGCCGCCCTCTGTACGCGGGGCCGGAGGGCGTGGTGACATGTACGCGACAAACCGCCGGGGGCGGACTCTCCCGCCCTGCGGCCGTGCACGATCGGAAGGGACAGCCTTGATCGTTCGCATGCTCGTCGCCATCGGCGCCACCGCCGCCTCGCTGGTCGCCGCCCCCGGGGCCGCGGCCGCGGCGCCCACCGGCCCGTGGACCACCCCTCCGCCGCCGGACAAGATCGTGATCAACGTCGC
The nucleotide sequence above comes from Streptomyces sp. TLI_235. Encoded proteins:
- a CDS encoding iron complex transport system substrate-binding protein yields the protein MRARALCGLATALALLTSACASDGGAPASGAPASAAATGGFPVRTTDCAGTETAFDAPPRRIVTSNAAALEMLLELGGGDRVIGTGFPPGTGTMPAELADDAAAVPVLGRGVIAKEKLLGSGADLYVDTFAAMGAMGGGMGAAPTEQEFAAAGIKHVFLHSTACADRLKGPQQDLAEVEADIRRLGAITGTAVRAEELVARMERTVGSVRTAVAAVPADRRPSYFFFDADAGTKQPMAACGRQVAHAVITLAGARNVFADCQATFKPVSWEDVVAADPDWIQLGVRNRGSEAETRKAYEQAEAFLRDFPATRGLRAVREGHFVRIGSEVTTIAGVRNADTVVAVARAVHPGLTVDGR
- a CDS encoding iron complex transport system permease protein, with translation MPPVPATNATRASDTARGGGTVRAGAVAAGLTLALALSLTLAVSLGAVDVPPGEVWTILTRHLTGRPPEPGTRHLIVWQLRAPRALLAAVVGAGLGLVGTAVQALVRNPLADPYLLGISSGATLGAVTVTVLGTATGTGLGLGLSGAAFAGALTAFALVWTLARRGGGFAPLRLVLAGVGIGHFLAGFTSFLVLQAGDEQRTRGVLFWLMGSLGGTTWSQLALPAGAVALGALHLQARARALNALTVGDETATGLGVDVTRLRRELFTVTSLLTGVMVAVSGAIGFVGLLVPHVCRLVVGGDHRRLLPLAALTGAVLLTAVDTLARTALATQEVPIGVVTALLGAPVLLYLLDRRPEHR
- a CDS encoding iron complex transport system ATP-binding protein, with the translated sequence MRIDIENLTVTLAGREVLGGAHLIAAEGEIAGLVGPNGSGKSTLLRTVYRHLRPHAGRVLLAGRDLRTFGAAEAARHIAALPQERGAEVDLTVREMVALGRTPYQRAFAGESATDRDLVAAALAEVGLQGQEHRGFASLSGGERQRALLARAFAQEPDVLVLDEPTNHLDVQHQIDLLALLRARRRTTLISLHDLNAAASLCDRLHVLHDGTVVASGPPREVLTADLLAEVFGVRAAVVEHPLTGDPLIAFDHRGPATT